The uncultured Flavobacterium sp. genome contains a region encoding:
- a CDS encoding phosphonatase-like hydrolase: MKINEIEMVVFDMAGTTINEQNIVYKSLHKSINKFGIDVSLELVLSLGAGKEKYQAIKDILKYINITDTEKTDQIFEYFIEILDQEYLTAKVLPVEGIENVIENLKKDGVKVVLNTGYNSQVANALLEKLNWKKGIQYDALITADDVELGRPFPDMIHKAMQLFAIEDASKVLKAGDSAIDIEEGKNAKCGVTIGVLSGAQTRLQLEEAKPDYILDSLASLYSIMN, from the coding sequence ATGAAAATTAATGAAATTGAAATGGTTGTTTTTGATATGGCCGGAACAACAATAAATGAACAAAATATAGTTTACAAATCATTACATAAATCCATAAACAAATTCGGAATTGATGTTTCTCTTGAATTGGTTTTGTCATTAGGAGCAGGAAAGGAAAAGTATCAGGCTATAAAAGATATCTTAAAATACATCAATATTACAGACACAGAAAAAACAGACCAAATATTTGAATATTTTATAGAAATACTGGATCAGGAATATCTAACCGCAAAGGTTTTGCCTGTTGAAGGAATTGAAAACGTGATAGAGAATCTAAAAAAAGATGGTGTAAAAGTAGTTTTAAATACAGGTTACAACAGTCAGGTTGCCAATGCATTATTAGAGAAATTAAATTGGAAAAAAGGAATCCAATACGATGCTTTAATTACAGCAGATGATGTAGAATTAGGACGTCCATTTCCGGATATGATACATAAAGCCATGCAATTATTTGCAATTGAAGATGCCTCAAAAGTATTAAAAGCAGGAGATTCTGCCATAGATATTGAAGAAGGTAAAAATGCCAAATGTGGTGTTACAATTGGTGTTTTATCAGGAGCACAAACCAGATTACAACTCGAAGAAGCAAAACCGGATTACATCCTGGATTCTCTTGCTTCGTTGTACAGCATTATGAATTAA
- a CDS encoding XRE family transcriptional regulator: protein MEDFLIGIGKRLKEIRKKNSLTIHEVANMAGVSNGLISRIENGRTIPSLPVLIELIQSLNTDVSYFFEGVENTKNAKYIHIKKEDYQKIEKEDRAETTGFNYYHIFSKSINSIGFEAVILDVEPNCKREKVITDAWEFKYIIKGSVTYIIDDVEVIVNEGDSLCFNGRHPHVPENRTTENCVMLVLYFYSESNS from the coding sequence ATGGAAGATTTTTTAATTGGTATTGGAAAAAGATTAAAAGAAATTAGAAAGAAAAATTCTCTAACCATACATGAGGTTGCCAATATGGCTGGTGTTAGCAATGGTTTGATTTCCAGAATAGAAAATGGCAGAACTATTCCGTCATTACCCGTTTTAATCGAATTGATACAATCTTTAAATACTGATGTAAGTTATTTTTTTGAAGGTGTTGAAAATACCAAAAATGCCAAATACATTCATATTAAAAAAGAAGATTACCAAAAAATAGAAAAAGAAGACAGAGCCGAAACTACTGGTTTTAATTACTACCACATTTTTAGTAAAAGCATAAATTCTATAGGTTTTGAAGCTGTAATCCTTGATGTTGAACCCAATTGCAAACGCGAAAAAGTGATTACAGATGCATGGGAATTCAAATACATCATTAAAGGAAGCGTAACTTATATTATTGACGATGTTGAAGTTATTGTAAACGAAGGCGATTCGTTATGTTTCAACGGAAGACATCCTCACGTGCCGGAAAACAGAACCACAGAAAATTGTGTGATGCTGGTACTCTACTTCTATTCTGAAAGTAATAGCTAA
- a CDS encoding DUF4983 domain-containing protein, which produces MKKIFRLSYVTILASVLLVTSCTNDATLASDENSVNTKTISKTGKSALSSGTKKLLIIGIDGCRGDALMGANTPNVHALLPNSVYSLDALTEAPTWSGNGWSTMLSGVTHLKHGVTDNSFSSPNFGTYPSFLKRLETYNTALRTMSIVHWAPINTYIVDGIDVEKTLTTDLAVKNEVVAALTNDNPDALFLHFDDVDHAGHSYGFSLNVPQYKATVETTDGYIGEILTALKNRPNYAYEDWLVIVAPDHGGIVTGSTGSHGGSSYEERNIFTIFNNKNFTSTKIEKAADPTTTITGKFATFNSNTIYASTTNALYNFGTSSFTVECRIKTSGYSSDPSIVSNKNWVSGKNRGFVICANTGGTWKVNIGDTQNRVDISGGTINDGKWHHLTLVVDRTAKLVKTYQDGSFVGQAAIVSSFGSLTSGLPFAVGQDGTLKYGANVNGNIAEVRVWNKALSEASILNYTCSSVTSSHPDYANLIGYWKGDTGSGNLFTDSSSQQVSLTFPNAPTWTTSTATLKCGTATATVVPKMVDIAYSSLQWFGVPINSAWSLDGRSWLPAGN; this is translated from the coding sequence ATGAAAAAGATTTTTAGATTAAGTTACGTTACAATTCTTGCAAGTGTACTTTTAGTCACTTCTTGTACCAATGATGCAACGCTTGCGAGCGATGAGAATTCAGTAAATACAAAAACTATTTCGAAAACAGGTAAATCTGCTTTAAGCAGCGGTACTAAAAAACTGCTGATTATAGGTATCGACGGCTGTCGCGGAGATGCTTTGATGGGAGCAAACACACCAAATGTTCATGCTTTACTTCCTAATTCTGTTTATAGCTTAGATGCTTTGACCGAAGCACCAACCTGGAGCGGAAACGGTTGGTCGACAATGCTTAGCGGAGTTACACATTTAAAACATGGCGTAACAGACAATTCATTTTCAAGTCCAAATTTTGGAACTTATCCGAGCTTCTTAAAACGTCTTGAAACGTATAATACAGCTTTAAGAACAATGTCAATCGTTCACTGGGCACCAATCAACACTTATATTGTGGACGGAATTGATGTAGAGAAAACATTAACAACAGATTTAGCTGTTAAAAATGAAGTAGTTGCAGCATTGACAAATGACAATCCAGATGCTTTATTTTTACATTTTGATGATGTAGATCACGCTGGTCACAGCTACGGTTTTTCATTAAATGTGCCTCAATACAAAGCTACAGTCGAAACTACGGATGGTTATATTGGCGAAATCTTAACGGCGCTAAAAAACAGACCAAATTATGCTTATGAAGATTGGTTGGTAATTGTAGCACCGGATCATGGTGGAATCGTTACTGGTTCTACAGGATCTCACGGAGGATCATCTTATGAAGAGCGAAATATTTTTACCATCTTCAATAATAAGAATTTCACTTCGACTAAAATTGAAAAAGCTGCTGATCCTACGACGACCATTACGGGTAAATTCGCCACTTTTAATTCGAATACTATTTACGCTTCGACAACTAATGCACTTTACAATTTTGGAACTTCAAGTTTTACGGTCGAATGTAGAATAAAAACTTCTGGTTATTCAAGCGATCCTTCAATAGTTTCTAATAAAAACTGGGTGAGTGGTAAAAATCGCGGATTTGTGATTTGTGCCAATACAGGAGGAACCTGGAAAGTAAATATTGGAGATACCCAAAATCGTGTTGATATTTCAGGCGGAACAATTAATGACGGAAAATGGCATCATTTAACTTTAGTTGTTGATCGTACGGCGAAATTGGTAAAAACGTACCAAGACGGATCTTTTGTGGGACAAGCCGCTATTGTTAGCAGTTTTGGAAGCTTAACTTCAGGATTGCCTTTTGCTGTTGGCCAAGACGGAACTTTGAAGTATGGTGCCAATGTAAACGGGAATATTGCTGAAGTTCGTGTTTGGAATAAAGCATTATCAGAAGCTTCAATTCTTAATTATACTTGTTCATCTGTAACAAGTTCTCATCCAGATTATGCAAATCTTATTGGATATTGGAAAGGGGATACCGGTTCAGGAAATTTGTTTACAGATTCTAGTAGTCAACAAGTTTCTCTTACGTTTCCAAATGCACCAACTTGGACAACAAGTACAGCAACTTTAAAATGTGGAACTGCAACTGCAACAGTTGTTCCTAAAATGGTAGATATAGCATACTCTTCTTTGCAATGGTTTGGAGTACCAATTAATTCGGCATGGTCGCTGGACGGACGTTCTTGGCTGCCTGCAGGAAACTAA